In Pseudoxanthomonas sp. SE1, the genomic stretch CCGGCCCTCGCAGCTCGACTTCGATGGACTGAGCGTGTCGCGCGGCATCTTCGCGCCGACCATCGAATTCCATGACGGCCTCTTCTACGTGGTCACAACCGCTACCGACAGCGGCGGCAACTTCATCGCCACCGCGCGCGATCCCGCCGGGCCCTGGTCGGATCCGCACTGGCTGCCGACCATCGGCGGCATCGATCCGTCGCTGTTCTTCGATACCGATGGCAAGGTCTACCTGCTCAACAACGACGAGCCGCCCGGACCCGCGCGCTACGACGGCCATCGCGCCATCTGGATGCAGCAGATCGACATCGCGCGCTTCCAGCCCATCGGCCCGCGCAAGGTGCTGATCGATGGCGGTGTGGAACCCGAGAAGAATCCGATCTGGATCGAGGGGCCGCACATCTACAAGCGCGACGGCTGGTACTACCTGTCCGATGCCGAGGGCGGCACCGGGCCGCAGCATTCGCAGGTGGTGCTGCGCAGCCGCGATGTCTGGGGACCGTATGCGCCGTATGCAGGCAATCCGATCCTGACCCAGCGCGACCTGCCGGCGGATCGGCGCCTGCCGATCACCAATGCCGGGCATGCCGATCTGGTCGAAGGCCCGGACGGGACGTGGTGGGCGGTGTTCCTGGCCAGCCGCAACTACCAGCAGCGCCATTACAACACCGGGCGCGAAACCTATCTGCTGCCGGTGCAGTGGCGCGATGGCTGGCCGGTGATCCTGCCGGCGGGGCAGACCATCCCCTACATCGCCGCCGCGCCTGCATGGATGCGCGGGGATGCGACGCAGGCGCCCTTCACCGGCAATTTCGTGCATCGCGACGAGTTCGATGGCACGACACTGGCGCATGAATGGTTGCGCGTGCGTGTACCCAAGAGGGCGTGGGCAGACCTGGCCGTACGCCCCGGCGCGCTCGCCGTGCATCCGCTGCCGGAAGGCCTGGAAACGCTGCGCAACCCGGCATTCCTCGGTCGCCGCCAGCAGCATCTGCGCTTCGAGGCAAGCACCGCGATGAGCACGCCGGCAGAGGGCGTGGCCGCGGGACTGGCCGCTTTCCAGAGCGAAGCGTACTGGTACTTCCTCGGTGTGCGCCGTCTGCCGGGCGACCGCGTCGCGGTGTTCCTGGAAGGGCGCGACGGCAGCGGCACCACCCGCACGCTGGCCACGCGCGAGGTCGACGCCACCGACGCACTCCGTCTGAAGATCGAAGGCGACGAGGGCGACTACGGTTTCGCCTATGACGCGGGCGATGGACGCGGATGGCAAACACTGGCCAGCCAGGTCGATGGCACCGTGCTGAGTACCGATCGTGCCGGCGGCTTCGTCGGCGCCCTGCTGGGACCTTTCGCGCGCGACGAGCGCGCTCCGAGGAGCGAATGATGATGACGATGCCTTGCTTTTCCATCGCCCGGCGCGTCGCGCCCGGCCTGTGCGCGCTGGCGCTGTGCGTCGCTGCATGGACGTCGCCGTCTGCACAGGCGGCCGATGCGAAGCCGTGGCTGGATACCTCGCGCAGTTTCGAGGCGCGGGCCGCGGCGCTGGTCTCGCAGATGACGCTGGAAGAAAAAGCGGCGCAGATGCAGAACGCCGCGCCTGCCATCGAACGCCTGGGCGTTCCCGCCTACGACTGGTGGAACGAAGCGCTGCATGGCGTGGCGCGGGCGGGCCAGGCGACGGTGTTCCCGCAGGCCATCGGTCTGGCCGCGACGTTCGATGTGCCGCTGATGGGCGAAGTGGCCACCACCATCAGCGACGAGGCGCGCGCCAAGCATCACCAGTTCGTGCGCGACGGCTCGCATGGCCGCTATCAGGGACTCACCTTCTGGTCGCCGAACATCAACATCTTCCGCGACCCGCGCTGGGGTCGCGGCCAAGAAACCTACGGCGAGGATCCGTACCTGACCGCGCGCATGGGGGTGGCGTTCGTACGCGGCCTGCAGGGCGACGACCCGACCTACCGCAAGCTGGATGCCACCGCCAAGCACTTCGCCGTCCACAGCGGCCCCGAGGCCGACCGCCATCACTTCGATGCGCGCCCGAGCCAGCGCGATCTGCATGACACCTACCTGCCTGCCTTCGAGACACTGGTGAAGGAAGGCGACGTGGACGCGGTGATGGGCGCCTACAACCGCGTCTACGGCGAATCGGCCAGCGCCAGCCGTTTCCTGCTGCGCGACGTCCTGCGTCGCGATTGGGGATTCAAGGGGTACGTGGTATCCGACTGCTGGGCCATCGTCGACATCTGGAAGAACCACAAGATCGTGGCCACGCGCGAGGAAGCCGCAGCGCTGGCCGTCAAGAATGGCACCGAGCTGGAGTGCGGCGAGGAATACGCCACGCTGCCCGCTGCGGTGCGCCAGGGACTGATCAGCGAAGCCGAGATCGACGATGCGGTGACGCGGCTGTTCGCGGCGCGCATGCGGCTGGGCATGTTCGACCCGCCGGAGCGCGTGCGCTGGGCGCGCATTCCGTACGCAGTCAACCAGGCGCCAGCGCACGATGCGCTGGCACTGAAAGCGGCACAGGCGTCGCTGGTGCTGCTGAAGAACGACGGCACCCTGCCACTGCCGCGCACGCTGAAGCGCATCGCAGTGATCGGCCCGACCGCCGACGACACCATGGCGCTGCTCGGCAACTACTACGGCACGCCGGCTGCGCCGGTGACGGTGCTGCAGGGCATCCGCGACGCGGCGAAAGGCATCGAGGTGACGTACGCGCGCGGCGTGGACCTGGTGGAAGGGCGCGACGATCCGGCCGCAACGCCGCTGATCGAAGCCGCTTTCCTGCGGCCTGCGGCCGGTTCCCCCGAACGCGGCCTGCGCGGCGAGTACTTCCGCACGCCGGATCTGTCCGGCACGCCGGCACTGGTGCGCACCGATGCGCAGATCGGCTTCCGCTGGGATCGCGGTTCGCCCACCGACAACCTGCTGGCCCGCGGCGAAGCGGCGCCGGGGCAGGGCATCCCGAACGATGGCTTCAGCATCCGCTGGAGCGGCCAGCTGCTGCCGCCGGTATCGGGCCGCTACCGGATCGAAGCGGCTGCGGACGACGGCTTCCGCCTGTACGTGGATGGCAAGCGCGTGCTCGACCGTTGGGCTGCGAGCGACCGCCTGCGCAGTGAGGGTGTGGAGCTCGACCTGCAGGCCGGGCGCGCCTACGAGCTGCGCCTGGAGTACTACGACGGCGAACGCGATGCCGGCGTGCGGCTGGCCTGGCGCATGCCGGGTGCGAAGCCGCCGTTTGAGGAAGCGCTCGATGTCGCGCGCAATGCGGATGTGGTGGTGTTCGTCGGCGGCCTGACCGGCGATGTGGAAGGCGAGGAGATGACGGTCAACTATCCCGGTTTCGCCGGAGGCGATCGCACCGACATGCGCCTGCCGTCGCCGCAACGTGCACTGCTGGAAGCGCTGCACGCCACCGGCAAGCCGGTGGTGCTGGTGCTGACGGGCGGTTCCGCGCTGGCCGTGGATTGGTCGCAGGCGAATCTGCCCGCGATCCTGATGAGCTGGTATCCGGGGCAGCGCGGCGGAACCGCCGTCGCGGATGCCCTGTTCGGCGACATCAATCCCGCCGGTCGCCTGCCCGTGACGTTCTACAAGGCGGACGAGGTGATGCCCGCGTTCGACGACTATGCGATGGAAGGCCGCACGTACCGGTACTTCCGCGGCACGCCGCTGTACCCGTTCGGACACGGCCTGTCCTACACGCGGTTCGACTACAGCGACCTGCAGCTGGACAAGCGCGTCGTGGCGCCCGATGGGAGCATGACGGTGCAGGTGCAGGTGGCCAACACCGGCACCCGCGCCGGCGAGGAGGTCGTGCAGCTGTACGTGCGTCCGCTGCAGGCCATGCCGGGCGCTGCGCAGCAGGAACTGCGCGGTTTCCAGCGCATCCACCTGAAGCCAGGGGAGCGGCGCACGGTGTCGTTCGTGCTCGCGGCCGATGCCGCATTGCGGCGCTACGACGACAGCCGCAAGGCCTATGCCGTGGCACCCGGGCGTTACGAGGTGCGCGTGGGTGCGTCCAGTGCCGACCTGCGCGCCAGTGGACAGTTCGACGTGAAGGCGGCCGGCCGATGACATCCTTTTCCCATCGTGCCCGCGACGCCACGCGCGCACGCCATCGAACACCTTCGGAAGAACCGCATGTCCAACCTTGAACAACCCTTGTCGGTCCGGGAAAAGCTGGGCTACAGCCTGGGTGATCTGGCGGCGAACCTGATCTTCCAGACGCTCATCACCTATCTGGCGTTCTTCTATACCGACGTGTACCGGCTCCCACCGGCGACGGCGGCGACCATCATTTTCGTGGTGGGCCTGCTGGGTGCGTTCGTGTTCACGCCGCTGATCGGCATCCTCGCCGACCGCACGGCGACACGATGGGGCCGGTTCAGGCCGTGGATCCTGTGGACAGCGATCCCGTTCGGCGTGTTGTCGTTGCTGGCTTTCAGTACGCCGGACTTCAGTGAGCGGGGCAAGGTCGCCTATGCGTTGCTGACCTACAGCCTGCTGGTGTTGGTCTATGCGGCGAACAACCTGCCGTACTCCGCGCTCAGCGGCGTGCTGACCGGCAGCATGGCCCAGCGCAACAGCCTGTCGGCGTATCGCTTCGTGGCGGTGATGATCGCGCAGTTCATCATCCAGGTGCTGCTGATGCCGCTGGTGCTGATCCTGGGCGACGGCGACCGCGTGCAGGGCTTCGAGCGGGTGATGACCCTATTCGCCGTGGTGGGCACGGTGTTCTTCCTGATCACCTTCGCCACCACGCGCGAACGCATCGTGCCGACTAAGGAGCAATCCGGCGGTGTGCTGCAGGACCTGGCGGACCTGGTACGCAACCGGCCCTGGCAGGTGATGCTGCTGCTGACGGTGCTGGTGTTCATGAACCTCGCCCTGAAGGGCGGCACGTACATCTATTACTTCCAGTACTACATGAGTGAGGCGGCGCTGGCGTCGTTCCTCGATGCCTCGGGATTCAACGGCTTCATCGCCGGTCTCAATGCCGCGCTGACCGGGGTGGGCCTGGCCGGGTTCCAGTGGCCCGAGGATCCGGCCACCTCGGCCTTCAGCCTGTTCAACGGCAGCGGCATCCTCTGCATGATTCTGGGCATCGGATTCTCGCGCCGGCTGGCCGATCGCTTCGGCAAGCGCGATGTGTTCGGCGGGGCGCTGTTCGTGTCGACGTTGTTCCTGCTTGCGTTCTACGTGTTTCCTCCCACCGCGGTGGAGCTGGCATTCGGCGCCTTCATGCTGCATGGCTTCTGCTACGGCATCACCATCCCGCTGCTGTGGGCGATGATCGCGGACGTTGCCGACTATTCCGAGTGGAAGAACCATCGTCGCGCCACCGCCATCATCTTCTCCGCCATGTTGTGCGGCCTGAAGATCGGGCTCAGCGTCGGCGGCGCGCTGGTCGCCGGCATCCTGGCGCACTACGGCTACCAGGCGGGGGCTGCCAGCCAGCCCGATGCGGTCGTCGACGGCATCCGGCTGACCGTCAGCGTCTATTGCTCGATTCCCTTCCTGGTCGCCGTGGCGCTGCTCTTCATCTACCAGATCGACAAGCGGATGGAGACGCGCATCGAACACGACCTCGACCAGCGTCGCCGCGCAGCGGGCGCAGCCGCGTGACTCCCACATCTCTGACCATGAACGACACTGCCATCCACGACGAAACCCAGCCGGGCGAAGCCGAGCTCGTACAACTGGTGCAACGCGCCATCTCCAAGCCGCTGGTCACCCATATCTACACGGCTGATCCCTCCGCGCATGTGTTCGAGGGACGGCTCTACATCTATCCCTCGCACGACATCGACAGCGGCGGGGCTTTCGACGACGAGGGAGGCCACTTCGGCATGGAGGACTACCACGTGCTGCGGATGGACACACCGGAGGGCGAGGCCATCGACTGTGGCATGGCTCTGCACGTGCATGATGTGCCATGGGCCGACAAGCAGATGTGGGCACCGGATGCCGCGAGCCGCGAGGGTCGCTATTACCTCTATTTCCCCGCCAAGGACGGCGGTGGCCTGTTCCGTATCGGCGTGGCGGTGGCGGAGAAACCGGAAGGGCCGTTCACCGCCGAACCGGATCCCATCGAAGGCGCGTACTCGATCGATCCGGCCGTGTTCGAGGACGACGACGGGGCGCATTACCTGTACTTCGGCGGCATCTGGGGCGGCCAGTTGCAGAAGTACCGCGACAACCGCTACGACGCGGCCCACGAGGAGCCGGTGGGCGATGCGCCTGCGCTGGGGCCGCGCGTCGGCCGGTTGGACGCGGGCATGACCACGCTGGCCGAAGCCACGCGCGAGATCGTGATCCTGGACGAACACGGGCAGCCGCTGCGCGCCGACGACCACGCGCGCCGATTCTTCGAAGGTCCCTGGGTGCACAAATACGAAGGCCGGTACTACCTGTCGTACTCCACCGGCAACACGCATCTGCTGTGCTATGCCGTGGGCGATGACCCGTATGGCCCGTTCACCTACGGCGGCGTGATCCTGAAGCCTGTCGTCGGCTGGACCACCCACCATTCCATCTGTGCGTTCGGTGGGCAGTGGTACCTGTTCTATCACGATGCGTTGATGTCGGGCGGCGTGACGCACCTGCGTTCCGCCAAGTGCACCGTGCTGCACCACGACGCGGACGGGCGCATCCGCACCATCGATCCCTATGGCGGCTGATCGGCTGTCGCCGCGCGACGATGCGCTTGCGCCCATGCCGGCCGGTCCGCTGCACTGGTTGCGCGCAGGTCGGCTGCAGGTCGCGTTGGCGCCGGACGCCGGGGGGCGTCTCGCGCAGATCCGTTTCGACGGAATGGACTGGCTGGTGGGACCGGACGACGGCTGGCCCGCGACCATCGCCTGGGGCTGCTACCCCATGGTGCCGTGGGCGGGCCGTCTGCGTGGTGGACACTTTGACCTCGCCGGCGCGTCCCATGCCGTGCCGGTGAACTTCGGTGGTCATGCGATCCATGGCGTCGGATTCTCGCGGGCTTGGCAGATCGATGCGCCAGATGCGAACCGCGCCGAGATGTCGCTCGTGCTTCCGCAAGACGACTACTGGCGCTTCGGAGGCACCGCGACGCAATCGGTGTGCATTGAAGGCGATCGACTGTTGCTGCGACTCGCTGTGCAGGCGGGGAAGCAGGCGATGCCCGCCGTGCTCGGTTGGCACCCCTGGTTCCGCAAACCCGATCGACTGGTCTTCGAACCCGAGGCCATGTACCCGCGCGACGCCGAAGGTATCGCCACGCTGCCGCGCATACCGCCCAGCCCCGGCCCGTGGGATGACTGTTTCGTGGCGGGCGGTGAGATCGCCCTGCATCGTGCCGACCAGGTGTTGCAGCTGCGCGCCGACACCGATCACTGGGTGGTGTACGACGGTGCCGCCCATTCGACCTGCGTCGAACCGCAGACCGGACCACCCGATGCGTTCACGCTTGCGCCGCGCGTGTTGTCGCCGGGCCAGCGCCTGCACCTGACGTTCGAACTCGCCTGGCAGAGGGGCGAGGGGAGGGCGGCATGAAGGTTCATCTGCAATGGGTCTCTCGCCTCGCGTCGCTGGTAGTCGGTGTTCGGACGGTTGTCGTCCGCTGTGTTGTGCTCGCATCGATGGTGTGGATCCTCGCCGCGCCTGTGCATGCGCAGGACGATGCGATGACCGCAATCGCCACGCCGCTGCAGCCCGACGCCATTCCGCTCGTCTTCCGTCCAACGCCGGACAGCAAGGATGCCGAAGCCTGGCACCGCCAGTACGGCAGCGTGTTCGTGCGCAATGTCAGCAGGGCAACGCTCACGCCGTTCCTGCCGGATCCCGCCAAGGCGACCGGCACTGCCGTGATCGTGGCGCCGGGCGGAGGCTTCCGTTCGTTGTCGATGCAGAACGAGGGGTGGGAGGTGGCACGCGCATTGGCGGACCGCGGTATCGCCGCGTTTGTGCTGAAGTACCGGCTGGAGCGAACACCCGATGACCTCGATGGCTTCGCACAATCGGTGCAGGCGATGC encodes the following:
- a CDS encoding glycoside hydrolase family 43 protein → MKLFSLRRQQNDRRHVDGRGSTRNPARTVLAAALLLLTVTGNAQSKEQAPPVYFDWFEYTGRDAAFEPPLPAGHYRNPILAGFHADPSIVSANGKFYLVNSSFTFFPGIPVFESTDLVHWKQIGNVIDRPSQLDFDGLSVSRGIFAPTIEFHDGLFYVVTTATDSGGNFIATARDPAGPWSDPHWLPTIGGIDPSLFFDTDGKVYLLNNDEPPGPARYDGHRAIWMQQIDIARFQPIGPRKVLIDGGVEPEKNPIWIEGPHIYKRDGWYYLSDAEGGTGPQHSQVVLRSRDVWGPYAPYAGNPILTQRDLPADRRLPITNAGHADLVEGPDGTWWAVFLASRNYQQRHYNTGRETYLLPVQWRDGWPVILPAGQTIPYIAAAPAWMRGDATQAPFTGNFVHRDEFDGTTLAHEWLRVRVPKRAWADLAVRPGALAVHPLPEGLETLRNPAFLGRRQQHLRFEASTAMSTPAEGVAAGLAAFQSEAYWYFLGVRRLPGDRVAVFLEGRDGSGTTRTLATREVDATDALRLKIEGDEGDYGFAYDAGDGRGWQTLASQVDGTVLSTDRAGGFVGALLGPFARDERAPRSE
- a CDS encoding glycoside hydrolase family 3 protein is translated as MPCFSIARRVAPGLCALALCVAAWTSPSAQAADAKPWLDTSRSFEARAAALVSQMTLEEKAAQMQNAAPAIERLGVPAYDWWNEALHGVARAGQATVFPQAIGLAATFDVPLMGEVATTISDEARAKHHQFVRDGSHGRYQGLTFWSPNINIFRDPRWGRGQETYGEDPYLTARMGVAFVRGLQGDDPTYRKLDATAKHFAVHSGPEADRHHFDARPSQRDLHDTYLPAFETLVKEGDVDAVMGAYNRVYGESASASRFLLRDVLRRDWGFKGYVVSDCWAIVDIWKNHKIVATREEAAALAVKNGTELECGEEYATLPAAVRQGLISEAEIDDAVTRLFAARMRLGMFDPPERVRWARIPYAVNQAPAHDALALKAAQASLVLLKNDGTLPLPRTLKRIAVIGPTADDTMALLGNYYGTPAAPVTVLQGIRDAAKGIEVTYARGVDLVEGRDDPAATPLIEAAFLRPAAGSPERGLRGEYFRTPDLSGTPALVRTDAQIGFRWDRGSPTDNLLARGEAAPGQGIPNDGFSIRWSGQLLPPVSGRYRIEAAADDGFRLYVDGKRVLDRWAASDRLRSEGVELDLQAGRAYELRLEYYDGERDAGVRLAWRMPGAKPPFEEALDVARNADVVVFVGGLTGDVEGEEMTVNYPGFAGGDRTDMRLPSPQRALLEALHATGKPVVLVLTGGSALAVDWSQANLPAILMSWYPGQRGGTAVADALFGDINPAGRLPVTFYKADEVMPAFDDYAMEGRTYRYFRGTPLYPFGHGLSYTRFDYSDLQLDKRVVAPDGSMTVQVQVANTGTRAGEEVVQLYVRPLQAMPGAAQQELRGFQRIHLKPGERRTVSFVLAADAALRRYDDSRKAYAVAPGRYEVRVGASSADLRASGQFDVKAAGR
- a CDS encoding MFS transporter is translated as MSNLEQPLSVREKLGYSLGDLAANLIFQTLITYLAFFYTDVYRLPPATAATIIFVVGLLGAFVFTPLIGILADRTATRWGRFRPWILWTAIPFGVLSLLAFSTPDFSERGKVAYALLTYSLLVLVYAANNLPYSALSGVLTGSMAQRNSLSAYRFVAVMIAQFIIQVLLMPLVLILGDGDRVQGFERVMTLFAVVGTVFFLITFATTRERIVPTKEQSGGVLQDLADLVRNRPWQVMLLLTVLVFMNLALKGGTYIYYFQYYMSEAALASFLDASGFNGFIAGLNAALTGVGLAGFQWPEDPATSAFSLFNGSGILCMILGIGFSRRLADRFGKRDVFGGALFVSTLFLLAFYVFPPTAVELAFGAFMLHGFCYGITIPLLWAMIADVADYSEWKNHRRATAIIFSAMLCGLKIGLSVGGALVAGILAHYGYQAGAASQPDAVVDGIRLTVSVYCSIPFLVAVALLFIYQIDKRMETRIEHDLDQRRRAAGAAA
- a CDS encoding glycoside hydrolase family 43 protein gives rise to the protein MNDTAIHDETQPGEAELVQLVQRAISKPLVTHIYTADPSAHVFEGRLYIYPSHDIDSGGAFDDEGGHFGMEDYHVLRMDTPEGEAIDCGMALHVHDVPWADKQMWAPDAASREGRYYLYFPAKDGGGLFRIGVAVAEKPEGPFTAEPDPIEGAYSIDPAVFEDDDGAHYLYFGGIWGGQLQKYRDNRYDAAHEEPVGDAPALGPRVGRLDAGMTTLAEATREIVILDEHGQPLRADDHARRFFEGPWVHKYEGRYYLSYSTGNTHLLCYAVGDDPYGPFTYGGVILKPVVGWTTHHSICAFGGQWYLFYHDALMSGGVTHLRSAKCTVLHHDADGRIRTIDPYGG
- a CDS encoding aldose epimerase — its product is MAADRLSPRDDALAPMPAGPLHWLRAGRLQVALAPDAGGRLAQIRFDGMDWLVGPDDGWPATIAWGCYPMVPWAGRLRGGHFDLAGASHAVPVNFGGHAIHGVGFSRAWQIDAPDANRAEMSLVLPQDDYWRFGGTATQSVCIEGDRLLLRLAVQAGKQAMPAVLGWHPWFRKPDRLVFEPEAMYPRDAEGIATLPRIPPSPGPWDDCFVAGGEIALHRADQVLQLRADTDHWVVYDGAAHSTCVEPQTGPPDAFTLAPRVLSPGQRLHLTFELAWQRGEGRAA